Genomic window (Phycisphaerae bacterium):
CGCCGACGACCACACCTTCCGCCTCAACGTCATCGCCGTCGACGCCGATCACCCCGTCGCCGGTACCATCCAACTCCCCTGGCGCCCGCACTGGTACCTCCCCAACGCCAACAACGCCGAAGGAACCTTCATCCTCTCAAACGACACCACCCACCCGTAGGGTCCGTCGCCCCGACGCACCGTCCTCCGCTAAACCTGAACCGATATCTTCCGGCACAAAATCGTCTTGCAGGGTCGGCCTTGAGGGTTTGGATAGCTGAAATCCGAATAGACGATGACGGCCGTCCGGTCATCCAGCGGTAATAAATCGGAATAGGAACAGGTATCACTCTGTATCCGCCCCGGCGCCACCAGGGTGAGGCGCTCATCCCATCCTTCCACTCCGGAAGGATCAGCGGTTGCCCGCAGATATAATCCCGGCCGGCCATAGGCACATAACGTTACCCCGCTGCCCAACGAGAGCAGTTGCGGCCAGACGCCGAGGTGATCAAATACTTTCGGCCGGGTCCACGTGGTCCCGCCATCCACGGAACGAACCATATAGAGCGGGCCCACCCCGTGGCCGTCCGTCGTGCGAAGCAGGCACAGCAGCGAACCATCGGGCGTCGCCGCGAATTCCGGCTCGGTAAAACCATCCCGGGCATCCCACGCCGGGTCCGCATCGGGATCGGGCAGATAAGGAATATCGCTCAGGACCTTCCAGCTCCGCCCGGCGTCGTCCGATCGCAAAAACAGGGTATGACATATCCGCAGCACCCACCGATCCCGGAACAGTTGCGGAGTCAGGTAAAGCGTGGCGTACAAACCACCGTCGGGCAATACCTTAATTCGATCCTGCTCGAAGAATGGGAAAGTAAAAACATGATCGAAAGCGATACGGACATCGTCCGGCATCTGAACCCTGGCCCATTCCACCACCCCTTTCGACCCGCCGGCGGGCAGACGCCGGAAAGGAAAGGCTTTTGTTAATTCATCGGGCAAGTCCTTGACTGGATAAAAGGTATAGTCAGCGTAGGATCCGCGGATCGTGGAAACGGGGTCAGGCAGCGTTAACTCGGCAACCGGTATCGACGGAATCTGCAGGGCCATCAGCCGGTCGCCGTTCGGCAATAATACCCCTTCCGATTCGCAAATCGTCTGCCTCTCCTCCCACGATCGCCCCTGGTCGCTGGATACCGCATGACCCATCGGTAATCCGTACGCCGTCGGCGAATCCGCCTCAATGTGAAATTCCACATGCAGATTCCCATCCGCCAGCCGCTCAATCCGAGGAAACTGCCACGGTCCCCAATTCGTCACCTCAGGCGAAGCCTGGGAAACAATCACCGGCTCACTCAGATCCACGTTCATCATACACCTCAAAATATATCAGCGTCACATCATGACCGCATCATTCCAAAAACACCCAACCAGAATATCGACAAAGACAATTATAACCGTTCACGGACTCCGATCCATCGCCGGAATACAGGCAATATGCCGGAATAGCCCCCTCCACCACATCCCCTTCCTCTCTGCGTCTCCGCGCCTCTGCGGGAATCTCCCTCCTCCCCTACCTCTCCGGCGCCAACATCCCAGGCCCGTCCGCCCAACGCAAAAACACCGGCTTGGTCATCCCCCCGTCAAGCCGAAAATCCGTCACCAAGACCACCACCGTATTCGACCCGTCCCATCGCAGCACTTTGGTGATGTCAAACTCGAACGGCTCCTCCCACCAGTTCGGATCGTTCTCGCCCTCCTTGCGATGCTCGCCCACCCGCTCGCCGTTCACCCACACCTCCGCCTCGTCGTCCACCGCTTCGAACTTCAAATGAACAACGTGCCCCTTCCACGACGCCGGAGCCTCAAACGTCCGCGCAAACCAGCTCCACCCGTCGTAGCCCGCAACGCCCGCAACGTCATACTCCTCCTGCCGCCCGGGAACGCTCACCTGACTCCACCCGTCGCCGAAA
Coding sequences:
- a CDS encoding exo-alpha-sialidase, yielding MNVDLSEPVIVSQASPEVTNWGPWQFPRIERLADGNLHVEFHIEADSPTAYGLPMGHAVSSDQGRSWEERQTICESEGVLLPNGDRLMALQIPSIPVAELTLPDPVSTIRGSYADYTFYPVKDLPDELTKAFPFRRLPAGGSKGVVEWARVQMPDDVRIAFDHVFTFPFFEQDRIKVLPDGGLYATLYLTPQLFRDRWVLRICHTLFLRSDDAGRSWKVLSDIPYLPDPDADPAWDARDGFTEPEFAATPDGSLLCLLRTTDGHGVGPLYMVRSVDGGTTWTRPKVFDHLGVWPQLLSLGSGVTLCAYGRPGLYLRATADPSGVEGWDERLTLVAPGRIQSDTCSYSDLLPLDDRTAVIVYSDFSYPNPQGRPCKTILCRKISVQV